Proteins encoded together in one Lathamus discolor isolate bLatDis1 chromosome 3, bLatDis1.hap1, whole genome shotgun sequence window:
- the TLX1 gene encoding T-cell leukemia homeobox protein 1 isoform X1 has product MEHLGAHHLHQGQAEPISFGIDQILNTSEPGSCMVSHPRLQDSADYGLGCIVGSAYNTVTGGYGASGGAAGAYTGTSCSMGGLPGSYNVNMAVSMNGNTLSSAGGVIRVPAHRPVAGGVHQPLSAAVPAVNGMNSITGLTFPWMESNRRYTKDRFTVALSPFTVTRRIGHPYQNRTPPKKKKPRTSFTRLQICELEKRFHRQKYLASAERAALAKALKMTDAQVKTWFQNRRTKWRRQTAEEREAERQQANRILMQLQQEAFQKTINQPIQADPICVHNSSLFALQNLQPWSDDSTKITSVTTVASACE; this is encoded by the exons ATGGAGCACCTCGGGGCTCACCACCTGCACCAAGGCCAAGCAGAGCCCATCAGCTTCGGCATCGACCAGATCCTCAACACGTCGGAGCCGGGCAGCTGCATGGTATCGCACCCGCGGCTGCAGGACTCGGCGGACTACGGGTTGGGCTGCATCGTGGGCAGCGCCTACAACACGGTCACGGGTGGCTACGGGGCGAGCGGCGGTGCTGCCGGCGCCTACACCGGTACCTCCTGCAGCATGGGCGGCCTGCCCGGCTCCTACAACGTGAACATGGCGGTGAGCATGAACGGCAACACCTTGAGCTCAGCCGGGGGGGTGATCCGCGTCCCGGCCCATCGCCCTGTGGCCGGCGGCGTGCACCAGCCCCTCTCCGCCGCTGTACCGGCGGTGAACGGCATGAACAGTATCACGGGGCTCACCTTCCCTTGGATGGAGAGCAACAGGCGGTACACAAAAGACAGATTCACAG TGGCCCTCTCACCCTTCACTGTAACACGCCGTATAGGTCACCCCTACCAGAACCGCACGCCCCCCAAGAAGAAGAAGCCGCGCACCTCCTTCACCCGCCTGCAGATCTGCGAGCTGGAGAAGCGCTTCCACCGGCAGAAGTACCTGGCCTCGGCTGAACGCGCTGCCCTGGCCAAGGCCCTCAAGATGACTGACGCCCAGGTGAAGACCTGGTTCCAGAACCGGCGCACCAAGTGGAG GAGGCAGACAGCAGAGGAGCGGGAGGCTGAGCGGCAGCAAGCGAACCGCATCCtcatgcagctgcagcaggaggcctTCCAAAAAACCATCAACCAGCCCATCCAAGCCGACCCTATCTGTGTCCACAACTCCTCTCTCTTTGCCCTCCAGAACCTCCAGCCTTGGTCTGATGACTCCACCAAGATCACCAGTGTCACCACTGTCGCTTCTGCTTGCGAATAA
- the TLX1 gene encoding T-cell leukemia homeobox protein 1 isoform X2: protein MEHLGAHHLHQGQAEPISFGIDQILNTSEPGSCMVSHPRLQDSADYGLGCIVGSAYNTVTGGYGASGGAAGAYTGTSCSMGGLPGSYNVNMAVSMNGNTLSSAGGVIRVPAHRPVAGGVHQPLSAAVPAVNGMNSITGLTFPWMESNRRYTKDRFTGHPYQNRTPPKKKKPRTSFTRLQICELEKRFHRQKYLASAERAALAKALKMTDAQVKTWFQNRRTKWRRQTAEEREAERQQANRILMQLQQEAFQKTINQPIQADPICVHNSSLFALQNLQPWSDDSTKITSVTTVASACE from the exons ATGGAGCACCTCGGGGCTCACCACCTGCACCAAGGCCAAGCAGAGCCCATCAGCTTCGGCATCGACCAGATCCTCAACACGTCGGAGCCGGGCAGCTGCATGGTATCGCACCCGCGGCTGCAGGACTCGGCGGACTACGGGTTGGGCTGCATCGTGGGCAGCGCCTACAACACGGTCACGGGTGGCTACGGGGCGAGCGGCGGTGCTGCCGGCGCCTACACCGGTACCTCCTGCAGCATGGGCGGCCTGCCCGGCTCCTACAACGTGAACATGGCGGTGAGCATGAACGGCAACACCTTGAGCTCAGCCGGGGGGGTGATCCGCGTCCCGGCCCATCGCCCTGTGGCCGGCGGCGTGCACCAGCCCCTCTCCGCCGCTGTACCGGCGGTGAACGGCATGAACAGTATCACGGGGCTCACCTTCCCTTGGATGGAGAGCAACAGGCGGTACACAAAAGACAGATTCACAG GTCACCCCTACCAGAACCGCACGCCCCCCAAGAAGAAGAAGCCGCGCACCTCCTTCACCCGCCTGCAGATCTGCGAGCTGGAGAAGCGCTTCCACCGGCAGAAGTACCTGGCCTCGGCTGAACGCGCTGCCCTGGCCAAGGCCCTCAAGATGACTGACGCCCAGGTGAAGACCTGGTTCCAGAACCGGCGCACCAAGTGGAG GAGGCAGACAGCAGAGGAGCGGGAGGCTGAGCGGCAGCAAGCGAACCGCATCCtcatgcagctgcagcaggaggcctTCCAAAAAACCATCAACCAGCCCATCCAAGCCGACCCTATCTGTGTCCACAACTCCTCTCTCTTTGCCCTCCAGAACCTCCAGCCTTGGTCTGATGACTCCACCAAGATCACCAGTGTCACCACTGTCGCTTCTGCTTGCGAATAA